A window of Benincasa hispida cultivar B227 chromosome 9, ASM972705v1, whole genome shotgun sequence genomic DNA:
TGCAAAGTGTTTGGGAGAATTGCATATGCTCATGTGTCGGAAGAAAAAAGGACCAAGCTCGATGATCGAAGTGAGAAACCCATCTTCATCGACTATGATGCAAGTTCAAATGGTTATCATCTTTACAATCCTTTGAATGGGAAGGTAATGATTAGtcgtgatatttttttttatgaggaAGCCTTTTGGGATTGGAATATACAAGAGGAGGAGTATGATTTCCTTccatattttgaaaaagatgatgaaaatgagtCGACTAGGGATGAAATGGGTGAAGGTTTTCCCATTCCAGTGCCACCTCATTCGACCGATCGATCATCATCTGAAGGTTCATCCAGCAATTCGGAGAACGAAATTGGCCCAAGAGGAACTCGAAGTCTACGGGAACTTAATGAggtaaatgaaaatcaaaatgacaTAATTCTCTATTGTCTTTTTGGTGATTGTGAGCCTATTAGTTTCCAAGAAACCATTGCAAGCAAGAAATGGAAGGATGCAATGGATGGAGAAATTCGAGCaatagagaaaaatgacacATGGGAGTTGACCAAACTTTCAAAAGGGCACAAACCGATCGGAGTGGAGTGGGTACACAAGACAAAGAGAAAAGTCAATGGTGATGTTGAGAGGCACAAGGCGAAACTAGTGGTGAAAGAGTATAGCCAACAACATGGCATCGACTATGATGAGGTATTTGCCCCTGTTGTTTGCCTTGAAACTATTCATTTGATTATTGCTTTGGCAGCCCATAATCATTGGAcgatacatcaaatggatgtcaaatcgGTATTCTTGAACGAAATTCTTGAGGAAGATGTCTATGTGGAACAACCATTGGGTTATGAAGTCAAGggtgaagaagataaagtgcTTTGATTGAAGAAGTTACTTTATGGTTTAAAGCAAGCACCAAGAGCATGAAATTCGAAGATTGACAAGTACTTTTAAGAGAAGAAGTATATGAAGTGTCCTTATGAGCATGCACTCTACATCAAAATGcaaggtgaaagcatactaATCATTTGTTTATGTGTTGATGATTTAGTATTTATTGGAAACAATCCTAGCATGTTTGATGAGTTCAAAAGAGAGATGGCAAAGGAGTTTGAAATGACGGATATTGGTCTCATGAGTTACTATCTTGGGATCAAGGTCAAACAAGGTGAAGATGGGATTTTTATATCCCAAGAGGGCTATGCTAAAGAAGTGCTCAAAAAGTTCAATATGAATGATGCTAATCCAGTTGGAACACCGATGGAATGTGGAGTCAAAATCAACAAGTAAGATGGAGGAGAGAAGGTaaattctacatatttcaaaagcttggttGGAAGTTTGAGATACTTGACATGTACAAGACTGGATATTCTTTATTCGGTTGGAATTATTAGTCGATTTATGGAGGAACCGACAGCAACACATTACAAAATGGCAAAAAGGATACTTCGCTACATCAAAGGGACGATTAGGTATGGTCTTTCCTATGTCTCTTCAAGCAATTTTGATATTGTTGGTTATTGTGATAGTGATTGGAGTAGTGATTTGGATGATCGAAAGAGCACTACGGggtttgtgttttttattggtGAAACGGCGTTCACATGGATGTAAAAAAAAGCAACCCATAGTCACATTATCAACATGCGAGGCAAAGTACGTCGCAGCAACTTCATGTGTATGTCATgcaatttggctaagaaacttagattgaaaagtttgtcattattaaactttatttgtggcatttagtgtgacttttgggttttgtgacttttagttttttgtaactAATAGTAATTTTTGAGTTATAggagttatgagcatttgatgacatttatagctttaaaccattggcattcctatggttatgtttgtaagcctatataaaggcatgcttagttgaatgaaaaatatatctctcattttcat
This region includes:
- the LOC120084767 gene encoding uncharacterized mitochondrial protein AtMg00810-like — translated: MAKEFEMTDIGLMSYYLGIKVKQGEDGIFISQEGYAKEVLKKFNMNDANPVGTPMECGVKINNRFMEEPTATHYKMAKRILRYIKGTIRYGLSYVSSSNFDIVGYCDSDWSSDLDDRKSTTGFVFFIGETAFTWM